ATTTGTTCTGATTGTTGTAGGCGAGCAGGTTCCGATGCCTTTGATGCTTCGAGATTGCTTTGGCTTGAAACATTTGAAGCACAAGCTGTCATTGTCATTGCGCTAATAAGACTGAGGGTTAAAAGTCGTAATCTCATTTATTGAATCCTTTTCGTGATTGATGCGGGATGTGAGTAGATGTTCATTAATATACCAAAGGAGATAAAGAGAGTCACAATTGCAGTCCCTCCGTAGCTCACAAATGGTAGTGGAACACCAACAACAGGTAAAATACCACTAACCATGCCTGTATTTACAAAGACATAGAAGAAAAAAACGAGGCTAATCGCACCGCCAACTAGCTGGAAGTAGCTATCTCTTGCATTGAGCGAGATATATAGACCGCGCCAGATGATTAAGAGATAGCAGATAATTAAGAGAGATGTGCCGATAAGGCCAAACTCTTCACCAATAATGGCATAGATAAAATCAGTTGTCGCTTCTGGTAGAAATTGTAAAGAGACTTGAGTACTGTTTTGCCACCCTTTGCCGTAGATACCGCCAGAGCCAATCGCAATTTTAGATTGGATAATTTGATAGCCTTTTCCAAGCGGATCTAGCTCTGGGTTAAGAAAGGTGATGATTCGGTCTTTTTGGTAGTTCTTTAGGCCGAAAAACCACATGGAAGGGATTGCCACAGCAACTGTCATGATGGCAATAAAGATATATCGCCATTGGATTCCGCCAAGAAAAAGTACCACTACGCCAGAAAAAAGAATAATGATGGCTGTTCCAAGGTCAGGCTGCATAAAGATGAGGGCAAAAGGAATCCCAATAATCATTAAAGAGAGCACAATATTTGTAAATGTCGGGGGGATATTGGTTTTATGTAGATAGTAAGCAAGCATCATTGGAACGGCTAGCTTTGCTAATTCTGAGGGCTGGAAACGCATCACTTTTAAATCTATCCAGCGGTGAGCCCCGTTTGCTTCCACACCAATAAAAATTACGGCAAGAAGCAGGAGTAGTGCAATGAGATAAAAAATAGGGGTGAGCTGTTTAATGCGCTCAGGAGGAATAAAGGCGATCACAATCATCATCACAAATCCCCCAATAATTTTCATCGCTTGTGACATCACATAATCCATATTGTGATTTGATGCGCTATAAAGTACTAACAAGCTAAAGAGTGTTAGCATGAAAATTAAAAAGGTGAGTACTGTATCGAGATGAAAGAACGCTAAGAGACCTTTAGGCTTTACCTCTTCAGTATGATATAGCTCTTCATATCTCATGTTGAATCCTTATTGTTGAACCTTTAAGTGTCTGTTCTTTTCTTGTTTGATCTGCGCCAAGACGAATATTCATCAGACTTTTAAGGGTAGGTGATGGCGTATTTTCCGGCTTTTCATCCTTTAAGGGAGCCTCTTCTAAAGAGGGCATTGATTCTAATTGTAGTTCAGGTAATTGAGGTGCGTCATTATCTAATAATAGCGAGATCTCCTCAGCTTTAACTCTCGCTAATGTCTCTTTGGCAAAAGGAGTATCAAAATCCTTTAACCATGCATCATAGACTTTTTTGGCAATAGGTGCTGCCACACGAGAACCCGATCCCCCGTTTTCCACAATAACGGCTATTGCTATTTTGGGAGCTTCAGCAGGTGCAAAAGCAACATACCAAGCGTGGTCATGATGGCGTCTATCAAGGTTTTTTGCATCATACTTAGAACCTTGTGCAATCGTTTTTACCTGTGCCGTTCCTGTTTTTCCGGCAGTAATATAATCACTAGATTTTGTTGTTCTAGCGGTGCCTCTTGCGCCATGCACTACTGAGATCATGCCATCAATTGCTGCATCCCAATAGTGATCATCCTTAAGGACAATCGGAGAGATTGGTGTTGGTAGCACAAACTCTTTTTGGTTTGAAGGTGGCATTGCGGTAGCCCCTAAAATATGTGGCTCAAACGCCTCACCTCTCATTCCAACAATGGCTGTTGATTGGGCGATTTGTAGAGGAGTTGTTAACCAATAGCTTTGACCAATTCCTGCGGTAATTGTATCGCCAGTATACCAAGGCTGTTTAAAGCGTTGGCGTTTATATTCAGGCGTAGGAGCCACGCCTGCAGATTCACCAATGAGGTCGATATTGGTTCTAGTACCTAGTGCAAAAGGTTTTAAGAAATCTGTCATTGTGGTTACGCCCATATTATAGGCAAGCTCATAAAAGTAGACATCACAAGAGCGCTCTAATGCTTTACGAAGATCTGATGGCCCGTAATAGCCCATATCTCTAAATCGGTGGTTATTACCAGGAACAGAGAAGTAACCTTTACAGTTAATAATGGTTTTTTCAGTAATGAAATCATTTTCTAAACCCGCTAAGCCAATTTGCGGCTTAATCACAGAGCCAGGAGGGTATAATCCTTGCATCACTCGGTTGAGAAATGGGGTTGATGGGTCTGTATTGAGCTCGTTAAAGTCTTTATGGGTAATGCCATCGACAAAGAGGTTAGGGTCATAAGTAGGTTTTGACACAAAGGCTAAAATATCGCCACTTTGTGGATCAATTGCAACAATTGCGCCATCGTAATCTTCAAGCGCTTCTTCTGCGAGAATTTGGAGTCGAATATCGAGCGTTAAATAGATATTTTTCCCAGGAATAGGGGGGACTTCACTAATTTTTCGAACCGTGCGCCCTGATGAGCTAGACTCAACAGTCTCAAATCCCATTGTTCCTCGTAAAATATTTTCAAAGCTCTTTTCAGCGCCTCGTTTACCAATATGTGTAATCCCACTATATTCGTGTTCAAGACCTTGTTCTGTGATTTCTCGAATATCGCGAGTATCTACCCTCCCAACATAACCAATCGCATGAACGGCTCGGTTTTTAT
The nucleotide sequence above comes from Ignatzschineria rhizosphaerae. Encoded proteins:
- the mrdA gene encoding penicillin-binding protein 2; translated protein: MLEKPQKKQNTTNTLFLGRSLIGAFLVLIGLIFLIARLFNLQIIEHDLYTTRSNANRIKLLPLPPTRGQIFDRNGEILATNIPVYNLEVIRQDLTQPLEEVLAAINELIPLSEDELSRFERAYRRANRQESVVLKKGLNEDESAQIAINLHKLNGIHLRANLVRIYPYKNRAVHAIGYVGRVDTRDIREITEQGLEHEYSGITHIGKRGAEKSFENILRGTMGFETVESSSSGRTVRKISEVPPIPGKNIYLTLDIRLQILAEEALEDYDGAIVAIDPQSGDILAFVSKPTYDPNLFVDGITHKDFNELNTDPSTPFLNRVMQGLYPPGSVIKPQIGLAGLENDFITEKTIINCKGYFSVPGNNHRFRDMGYYGPSDLRKALERSCDVYFYELAYNMGVTTMTDFLKPFALGTRTNIDLIGESAGVAPTPEYKRQRFKQPWYTGDTITAGIGQSYWLTTPLQIAQSTAIVGMRGEAFEPHILGATAMPPSNQKEFVLPTPISPIVLKDDHYWDAAIDGMISVVHGARGTARTTKSSDYITAGKTGTAQVKTIAQGSKYDAKNLDRRHHDHAWYVAFAPAEAPKIAIAVIVENGGSGSRVAAPIAKKVYDAWLKDFDTPFAKETLARVKAEEISLLLDNDAPQLPELQLESMPSLEEAPLKDEKPENTPSPTLKSLMNIRLGADQTRKEQTLKGSTIRIQHEI
- the rodA gene encoding rod shape-determining protein RodA, coding for MRYEELYHTEEVKPKGLLAFFHLDTVLTFLIFMLTLFSLLVLYSASNHNMDYVMSQAMKIIGGFVMMIVIAFIPPERIKQLTPIFYLIALLLLLAVIFIGVEANGAHRWIDLKVMRFQPSELAKLAVPMMLAYYLHKTNIPPTFTNIVLSLMIIGIPFALIFMQPDLGTAIIILFSGVVVLFLGGIQWRYIFIAIMTVAVAIPSMWFFGLKNYQKDRIITFLNPELDPLGKGYQIIQSKIAIGSGGIYGKGWQNSTQVSLQFLPEATTDFIYAIIGEEFGLIGTSLLIICYLLIIWRGLYISLNARDSYFQLVGGAISLVFFFYVFVNTGMVSGILPVVGVPLPFVSYGGTAIVTLFISFGILMNIYSHPASITKRIQ